A single region of the Ascaphus truei isolate aAscTru1 chromosome 6, aAscTru1.hap1, whole genome shotgun sequence genome encodes:
- the FAM43B gene encoding protein FAM43B isoform X1 has translation MLPWRRSKFVLVKKEKKGYGKGLSYSSLLTSFMRSCPDLLPQSPLERLGGMFSSRRQKVELNKEDPCYTVWYLGNAVTLHAKGEGCTVDSVHKIWEKSEFGCCSTKMKLSLGPYGIRMAPCKRGSRKPVHAYLLHRITYCVADTGHPKVFSWVYRHQIKNKAVVLRCHAVLVSKTEKAKAMALLLCQTSLAAFNEFKRLKRQSDFRRVQQELLGQSMVPLVPLRKLLNGKCSYHPPAEKGRSIPRLSSILEEEEDGEGEDSSTGKRGRSHQDACTSHDERDAILALAQELRMLSLQRTLSNNLSCSYLCPTQPSDWKHPMRAIC, from the coding sequence ATGCTGCCCTGGAGGAGAAGTAAGTTTGTGCTGGTGAAGAAAGAGAAGAAAGGTTATGGGAAAGGTCTGAGTTACTCATCTCTGCTGACTTCCTTCATGCGCTcctgccctgacctcctgccCCAGTCCCCCCTGGAGCGCCTGGGAGGCATGTTCAGCTCCAGGAGGCAGAAGGTGGAGCTGAACAAAGAGGACCCGTGCTACACCGTGTGGTACCTGGGCAATGCGGTGACCCTGCATGCCAAGGGAGAGGGCTGCACGGTGGACTCTGTGCATAAGATCTGGGAGAAGAGTGAGTTTGGGTGCTGCAGTACTAAAATGAAACTGTCTTTGGGACCCTATGGGATCAGGATGGCACCCTGCAAAAGGGGGTCCAGGAAACCGGTCCATGCTTATCTGCTGCACCGCATCACCTACTGCGTGGCTGACACGGGGCACCCGAAGGTCTTCTCCTGGGTTTACAGGCACCAGATAAAGAACAAGGCGGTGGTGCTGAGGTGCCACGCTGTGCTGGTGTCCAAAACTGAGAAGGCAAAAGCCATGGCTCTGCTGCTGTGCCAGACCTCCTTGGCAGCCTTCAACGAGTTCAAGAGGCTGAAGAGGCAGAGCGACTTCAGGCGGGTGCAGCAGGAGCTCCTGGGACAATCCATGGTACCCTTGGTGCCTCTGAGGAAGCTCCTCAATGGGAAGTGCTCCTACCACCCCCCAGCAGAGAAAGGCAGGAGTATCCCCAGGCTCAGCTCCATCTtagaggaggaggaagatggGGAAGGTGAGGACAGCAGCACTGGAAAGCGGGGCAGATCACACCAGGACGCATGCACTTCACATGATGAAAGAGATGCCATTCTGGCATTGGCACAGGAACTTCGGATGTTAAGCCTCCAGAGAACTTTATCTAATAACCTCAGCTGTTCCTATCTCTGTCCCACACAGCCCTCCGACTGGAAGCATCCAATGAGAGCGATCTGCTGA
- the FAM43B gene encoding protein FAM43B isoform X2 gives MLPWRRSKFVLVKKEKKGYGKGLSYSSLLTSFMRSCPDLLPQSPLERLGGMFSSRRQKVELNKEDPCYTVWYLGNAVTLHAKGEGCTVDSVHKIWEKSEFGCCSTKMKLSLGPYGIRMAPCKRGSRKPVHAYLLHRITYCVADTGHPKVFSWVYRHQIKNKAVVLRCHAVLVSKTEKAKAMALLLCQTSLAAFNEFKRLKRQSDFRRVQQELLGQSMVPLVPLRKLLNGKCSYHPPAEKGRSIPRLSSILEEEEDGEALRLEASNESDLLTLLSAEDTRAGTCSPAGQITALHTQLLQGEQVSRPSCIQQVQSVL, from the exons ATGCTGCCCTGGAGGAGAAGTAAGTTTGTGCTGGTGAAGAAAGAGAAGAAAGGTTATGGGAAAGGTCTGAGTTACTCATCTCTGCTGACTTCCTTCATGCGCTcctgccctgacctcctgccCCAGTCCCCCCTGGAGCGCCTGGGAGGCATGTTCAGCTCCAGGAGGCAGAAGGTGGAGCTGAACAAAGAGGACCCGTGCTACACCGTGTGGTACCTGGGCAATGCGGTGACCCTGCATGCCAAGGGAGAGGGCTGCACGGTGGACTCTGTGCATAAGATCTGGGAGAAGAGTGAGTTTGGGTGCTGCAGTACTAAAATGAAACTGTCTTTGGGACCCTATGGGATCAGGATGGCACCCTGCAAAAGGGGGTCCAGGAAACCGGTCCATGCTTATCTGCTGCACCGCATCACCTACTGCGTGGCTGACACGGGGCACCCGAAGGTCTTCTCCTGGGTTTACAGGCACCAGATAAAGAACAAGGCGGTGGTGCTGAGGTGCCACGCTGTGCTGGTGTCCAAAACTGAGAAGGCAAAAGCCATGGCTCTGCTGCTGTGCCAGACCTCCTTGGCAGCCTTCAACGAGTTCAAGAGGCTGAAGAGGCAGAGCGACTTCAGGCGGGTGCAGCAGGAGCTCCTGGGACAATCCATGGTACCCTTGGTGCCTCTGAGGAAGCTCCTCAATGGGAAGTGCTCCTACCACCCCCCAGCAGAGAAAGGCAGGAGTATCCCCAGGCTCAGCTCCATCTtagaggaggaggaagatggGGAAG CCCTCCGACTGGAAGCATCCAATGAGAGCGATCTGCTGACCTTGCTATCAGCAGAGGACACACGAGCTGGAACTTGCTCTCCTGCGGGCCAGATCACTGCTCTTCACACCCAACTCCTCCAG GGAGAACAAGTATCCAGACCCAGCTGTATCCAACAGGTGCAATCAGTTTTATAG